CTGCCATCGCCCAGGTTTTTTAACCGGTATGATATTGCCGCAGCAGGCACTACAAAGGTCTCCGCGTAAGCAAATTTTTGTACGGTACCATCGGCAGTTTCAATACTTACGGATTGCCCTTCAACCAGCATGAGTACATGGCAGCTACCGTCGGTTTCTACTTGTATCGTATCATCAAATTCTATCCGGTGCACGTCATAAAAATGGTCGGCATGGGTGGGTAAATGTATTAGCTGATATCTTTCGTTCCCGGCGATAACAGCTGGTTTGGATATCAATTCCTGCTGTACGCGCTCGCCTTTGCGTTCAAAGTCCAGATTATTAAAGGCATGGTCAATATTTATCGGGCGGGGTTTTCCATCCAGGTCAAGCCGCACCCAATCATACATCTTAAAGGTAAAAATATACGGCGTAGCGCTTATCTCGAGCACCAGGTTACCCGCACCCGCACTGTGCACGGTGCCATTAGGTATTAAATACAGATCGTGTTTTTTAGCGTGATGAACCTGCACGTACTGCTCAATATCAATCGCCTCACCCGTTGCCTGGCTATCGTTTAAAGCATTTTTAAACTTATCAGGATCGATATCATTTTGAAAACCCAGGTATACGCTCGCCCTATCGTCACAATCCAAAATATAATAGGTTTCATCCTGCGTTATGTTTTCGCCAAAATTTTCCTGGATGTATTTTAACCGCGGATGGCATTGTATAGATAGATTACCGCCCTGGTAGGTATCCAGAAAATCAAAACGTATCGGGAACTCATCACCAAACTTTTCAGCGTGTTTACCCAATACATTTTGGTTATTGCTAAACATTAGCGTATCAAATGATACCTCAAGCAAATAGCCGTCGCTTTCAAAAACCAACCCGTTTTCCGGAACGATAAGCTCGAAAGACCAGGCCAGGTTAACTACATCGGTATTAAGATTAGGAATGTGCTGCTTCATCCATTGTCCGCCCCATGCGCCAGGCTCAAACCAGGGGCGTACCCTGAATACAGATTGGCTCAATTTTGCTAACGCAGTTAGAAGATCTGCCTGATACATCCAGTTAATATTACCCGGCCATTGCGCATCCGCAATAATATCAACACGGCTCAGTATCTGTTTTTTATGCTGATTAAGTAACACCCAATCAACAAAATAAAGGCGCTTGTACATTTGGGCAGGTTCAGCAATTTTTGAGCTACCCAGATTGGTTATACCCCCTGCCCGCATGCGGAACTGTATTTCGTTTTTTGGAATATCCAGGTAGATAAGGGGGGCATTCCATTTGCATAGTGCAGCCCCGGTACCGATTACAATATTGATAGCGCTGTTATCATCTTTCTGGATAGCGGGCAGATCATCAAATAAATCAGCTAAAGTTAAAGTGGTTTTGGTACCCCATACCGATGATGCGCTGCCCAAAAAAGGGCTTACCAGCTGCTCTACTTCCGTTTCATCTTTTAAATAACCAGCCATATCAATCCAGTTCACCGTAAGATTTAACCGGTCAAAATATTGCTGCAACCCGGTTTTAATATGCGCCCAGAATACACCTCCATAACCATCAATCAAAACGGTTTTCTTTTCAATGATATAGGCGGCCAGCGACTCGAAGCCGTTAAATATTTTACCACCACCCAAATGTGCCGAAGGATAAATATTATAAACATCTTGCTCCATGGTTTCGGTAGCTAACTTGGCCGGCATTATGTATTGCTGCGTTTTGCGCAATTCGGCATTGGGTAACGAGTTGAGATTATGAGACGTACTTTGCATTGCTTAAAAGGCTTTACGTTACTACCTTATGTAAGTGAAATGGTAGATCAGCAAAAGCGAAAATTTAATTGGTTTTATAATATGTACAAACATATAAACATTATTATGAATTGCAAATTTTATAGTCTTTAATTAACTAACGTGCGACTAATAACTGTTATGTATGAACAAATATCCAATTTTACTATACTTGCATAACATAAGGCATGAAGTATAGCATAGATCATAAAAGCCCCATACCGCTGCATGTGCAAGCTGAAGAGTTGCTCCGGAAGCTTATAGCAGAAGAAGCTTATCAAAATGGTAAGGTATTGCCTAACGAGGTGGAACTTGCTAAAATTCTGGCTATATCACGCAGTACGCTCAGGCAAGCCATTAATAAACTTGTATTTGAGGGTTTGCTGATCCGGAAAAAACGCTCAGGCACTAAGGTTAACCACTCAACCATCAGCTCCAAATCAAATAACTGGCTTAGCTTTTCGCAGGAAATGAAATTGCGTGGCATCGCTATAAAGAATTTCGAGCTGCATGTTACCTGGGTATACCCGGACGAACAATTGGCGAATTTTTTTGAGATAAAGCCCGACAGAAAAATATTGAAGATGGAGCGGGTGCGCGGGCAAGCCGATGGGCCTTTTGTTTACTTTATCTCCTACTTTCATCCACGCATAGGCTTAACCGGCGACGAGGATTTTAAACGCCCGCTTTACGAGTTATTAGAGCAGGATTATTTTACCATCGCGTCACTATCCAAAGAAGAGATCAGCGCACTGGCGGCAGATAAAATAATAGCAGAAAAGCTACATATCGCTGTATCTGCCCCTGTTCTCTTCCGCAAACGGTTTGTATTTGACCAGGGTGAGCGCCCTTTTGAATACAACCTGGGTTATTATAAAGCTGACAGTTTTATTTATACGGTTGAAAGCCGGCGTTAAGTTAGCCGCCTTGCTTAAGCACGGTACTGAACACCCTTGGAATATTATAAAGTATTTAAAATAAGTTATTTATAAAATCCGTGCGCTGCTTAACCAGGCAACATCTATTAATGTGATTTAAACGCTTATATTTACAATTCGACTAAATAAAACCTGATTATGATCCCGGTGAAAAAACTAACCTACGCGTTAAGCATTTTTTGTATCGCTATTATAGGCTGCTCAGGAGGCAGCAAGCTTAACGGCACTACCAAAGGCTGGAAAAAACTTTTTAACGGCAAGGATGTCAACGACTGGTTTGTAAAGATAAATCACCATGAAACAGGCGTAAATTTTGGCAATACCTTTCGCGTGCAGGATGGCATTATACAAATAAGATACGACCGGTACAGCGACTTTAACGATCAGTTTGGCCATTTGTATTATAAAACGCCTTACTCCCATTATCACCTTAAGTTTGAATACAGGTTTGTGGGCAAACTGCAAAAAGGTGCGCCCGATTATACTTTGCTTAACAGCGGTGTAATGTTTCATTCGCAGGACCCGCGTACCATGCTTAAGGATCAGGATTGGCCAATATCTGTAGAAATGCAGTTGCTGGGCGGGCTGGGCGATGGCAAATCAAGGCCGACCGGCAATATGTGCTCACCTGGTACCGATGTAGTATACCAGGGCGAAGTATCTCGCGATCATTGCATCAGTTCATCATCAAAAACATACGATGGCGACCAATGGGTTAAGGGGGAGCTTATTGTGTTAGGGAACAAGCTCATAAAACATATCATTAACGGCGATACCGTACTGCAATACTCAAAACCCACCGTTGGCGGCGGCGTGGCCAATGGCTACGACCCAAAGTATAAAAAAGATGGCACACCTTTAAGCAACGGCTTTATAGCCTTGCAAAGCGAAGGCCAGCCGGTTGATTTCAGGAATATCGAAATAAAAGAGTTGCCCGGTAATAAATAATCGGGTTAAGATTAAGGGAAAACCTTTTCAAGCTCTTCAACTGTAAAAGCTGAATTGCGCTCCTTTAGCTGGCTGCGTACCGTAATTACTTCTTTTACAGTTACGGCGGAAGCCTTGTTTTGCCATGAACGGCGCAGGAAACTCAACAATTGCGCTATATCGGCATCGCTTATTTCTTTGGCACCGCCAATACCGGGCATATCGCCGTTTATTTCGGGGGCTTTGTATAAATGATCATTCACCTCTACCGGACCGGTTAGCCCGTTAAGCACAATACCGATAAGCTTTCGTTTATCGCCTGTTACCCACTGCGAACGGTTAAACGGCGGGGCTAGCCCTTTAATTCCATTGCCATCGGCACCGTGGCAGGTTTGACAGGTGGTACTGAAGATTGTTGCACCGCGCGGAAATTCTTTTTTCAGCTTTAGCGGGTCGTTATTAAGCAAGCGGCTTTTGCGGTTATTAACTATCTTGCTTAAGCGTTTAAAAAACACTGTTGCGGTATCCTTTACAACCGATGTAAACTGTGCTTCTCGACCAGACAGGTTACTGATTATGGCATCGGCTACATATTTGTTTTGAGGATACAAAGTTGCCAGTTGTTGCAATAATTTATCAGCGCCAGGCTTATCGTACCGAGATAGAACCGGATACAGATAAGCGATATAAGGAGCCGTTACTTCGTCCCGATTTTGTACAAGTCGCTGCAAAGCACTCAAATAACTTTTATAAGATGCTTTATTTACAACAGATGGCACTATACTAATCGCCTCAACACGCAGCCATGCATCGGTACTGCTTATATATGGAATAAGCCGTTCGGCATTTAGCGCGTTGAGCCCTTCGAGCGTCCATAACGCATGGATAGTTTTCAACTGATTGCTCCCGGCCAGAGCCTGTTGCAGGTAAGGAACAGCAGCAAGCAATTTTTTATCGGTAATGGTTTGCTGCGCCCGATCACGTACCCAGCCGTTGGTATGGCCTAATAAGTCAACCAGCTTTTCCGGCTCGGCTGGTATAGCCACAAATTTGGCGCTATTACCTTTTGGTATCACTTTATAAATACGCCCACAATTTAATGGTTGTGAAAGCCGGCGCTTTATTATTTCATTTTTTAGGTATTCGGTAAGGTACGTTTTGTGCTGAATGATACCTCGATACATGTCGGTAATATAAAGCGCACCATCCGGCCCATCGTTAAGGTTCACCGGGCGGAACCGCTCATCGGTACTGGCTAAAAATTCGCGTCCGATGTAAGCTTGCCTGCCGCGGGTAATATTACCTGAATAACCGATCAGGTTCCGTTTTATCAAATTGGCCGATGGCTCGGCCACAAAAGCACTTATCGTACCATCATTAAACACACCGCCCCGGTAAACCAGCGGGGCACAAGCCGCTGTAAAGTTGCGCAACCGCAATTGCTCATCCAGCGTGCCTTTGGTATAGCCGCGGTTAACGCCAGGCGTCGGCCTTGCAGGGTAAACCCGGTTATCGGCTACCACCCGCTCAGCATAACCTGTAACATTTTGCTGATCGGCATTGCCATAGCCGAAGCCCGGCAAAAAATAATCGCCTATTACGTTTGAGGAGTTGTCATTGTAGTAAAGCCTGCCATAATCATCCTGGCTTATACCCCATTGCCCGCGAAAATGTGTACGTTCAATTAACCATTTGCCATCCTTAAACCTATAGCGTTTTGATGATTTGGCGTTATATATCCAGTTATCCATCGCCCGCAGCAAACCGTTGGGCTGATGCTCTACGTTTCCGTCCTCGGTATATTTCGGGTCAACCAGCGTTCTTTTTCCTGGCTTATCGCCTTCAATGGGGTAAAACCACAGCCTGGGTGGCTCGGCAACCAATACGCCGCCGTTTATAAAACAAAGGGCGCGCGGCAACCGCAACGAATCAACAAAAACCGTACGCCTGTCATAAACGCCATCACCGTTGTCATCATTCAAAATAACAATTTTACCGGTAGGCGCATCTTCACCATTCCCGGCAGTATCGGGCATATAGCCGGTCATTTCAACAGCCCAAAGCCTGCCGCTGTTATCAAAGTTAATGGCCACCGGCGCAACTATAAGCGGTTCAGCAGCTACCAACTTAACCTCGTAACCGGGTTCTAACTGCATACGCGCCATTGACTGTTTCGGGGTTAACACGTCCGACCGGCTAAAGTCGGGAGTATCAATGGCCGCTTTCACCGAGTTCTGGTTAACATTTGACACTACACCAGTCTTTAAAGGTTTGTGGCTCACGCATTGAATAATGGTTAGGCAAGCCGCTATCAACAGCGCATAGAGCAAATAATATTTAAAACGGTTAACCTTTACAAACATTTTTTTTGTAGCAGCTTCAACATGTTGTATCACACAAATATGTTTATTTTTTTAAGGATAAGCTCATCAGGATTGTAACAAGTATCGTACTTAAAAGCTTCCGGTTAAAATATCGAACTCCTTTCATCTTACATAACAAACAGCACCCTGCAATTAACACTGAGTTAATAGTGGCTCAATATATTTAACGCTTTATACAGGAAAGGGATGCGCTATTGTTTAAAAGCTTTTTCAATGCTGCTTTTATGTGAGTTATTGTTCGTAACGGCAACTTATGCGGATGCATCGTCGCACACGCAAAACATAACTTATAATACTATCCGGCACGCCGGCGACACGGTTAACTCGCAAACGGCTTTTATAAATGCCAAGCACCGTTTAAACAATGCGCTTGCTGCCGGGAACGATGTAGTTGCGGCACAATGTTACCAGGAATTGGGCGATTTATTTTATATGCAAACTGCCTACTCGCAAGCGCTTGATAATTTTTTTAAAGCCGACAAGATACTCCGGCGAATGAGCGCCCCGCTAAAGCTTGCCGCTAATGTTAACAAAATAGGCCAAACCTATTTGCAGGTTCGGCAATACCCGGCCGCTGAAAAAGCCTTTCGCGAAGCGTTGAATTTATACCGGTCTAACAACAACCCAGACGGCGTTGCCGGTGCTTATGGATTTATAGGCCATACCTACGAAAAAAGAGGTAATTATCCGCAGGCCATAAACTATCAAAAGCTGGCACTAAAAACATATCTCTCAGGTGGTAATAACAGGGAAATCGCCAAGATATACGAAAACCTGGGCAGCATACACGAGGATAAGCTGCAGCTTGATTCAGCACTTAAATACTTTAAACTGGCCGAGCAGATCAATACGAAAAACAATAACGAGACTGACCAGATAGAGGTATATAATAACCTGGGCGATGTGTTACGCAAGTCGGGCAGGCATAAACAATCGCTGGTTTATACACGCCGAGCGGTGGCATTGGCCGGCAAATTAAAAGACCAGTATCAGTTAGGCAGCGCTTACCGCGATCTGTCAAAAGCTTATCACCTGCTCAACCGTAACGACAGCGCCTTTTATTACAGCGAGGCCAGCCGTGATATATTTTTAAAAATATTTACCGAGGATAACGAGAAGCAATTGGCCCTATTGCAAACTATTTTCGAGATAGAGCAAAAAAACAGCGCGATAGACCGCTTTAAAAGCGAAAAAACAATTAACCGCATTATTGCAATTGGCGCCACGGTAATTACCTGCCTTATAGCGTTGCTTGCCGTTACTTTTATAAGCAGGCAACGCCTTAAATTACGTAATGAGCAAAAACTGAATGAGCAAAGCAAATTAAGCTATAAAAATGCCCTCGATATAAAAAGCAAGGAACTCACCAGCCATACTCTGCACATCATCCGCAAAAACCAGTTGCTTGATGAGCTTAAGGAAAAGCTCAAGACCATGATTAAGGACGATAAACGCGACCAGCGCCGGGAGTTACACAAGCTTTTAAATATGATACAGCTTAACAGCAACCAGGATAAGAACTGGGAAGATTTTCGGGTTGTGTTTGAACAGGTGCATGACAATTTTTTTGACAAGCTAAAAGAGCATCCGGCAGGCTTAACCCCATCAGATATGCGCTTGCTTGCCCTGCTGAAAATGAACCTCGGCTCGGCGGATATGGCAACCATGCTGGGTATATCACAGGATAGCCTGCGAATAGCACGTTACCGGCTTCGTAAAAAGCTGGGGCTGGATGAAGGCGAAACGCTGCAATCCTTTATTAAAACCGTAACAGAATAGCAATTAAGCTTAGCGTAACATGGCCTTAACAGAAACTTAATGGCTAAATAAGCGCAGTATAAACAAATGAAAACCATACAGTTATATAATTTTGTTTACGCTTGATAACGCTTTGTTTACACCTGTAACAACAGTGTATACGTTTTGTAACACCACATTATGCGGGAGGTTGCCGGTTTACCATAAATATTTGCGCAAAACAGAACAAAGTCACTTTTATGGAACTTAAAAAACTACTCATTTTTTTTATTTTGATGTGCGGCAGCGGCATTGCTATGGCCCAGCGCGGCATTATTAAAGGTAAAATAAGCGGACAGCAAAACGAACCGCTGGCAGGTGCGACACTGCTTGTAAACGGCACCACCTCGAGCACCGCAGCTGACCTGAATGGCGATTACCAATTTTACGTAAACCCCGGTAACCTGAATTTAACGGTACGCTACCTTGGGTACCGGGACACTACCATAAATGTATCACTAACTGCCGGGCAGTTAAAGATAATCAACATTACGCTGAAAAGCAGGCAAGCCGCGTTAGAGGGCGTAGTGGTTACCGGCTATACCCAAGGCCAGGCCAAAGCGCTTAACCAGCAAAAGAATGCCGATAACATAAAAAATATTATCGCTGCAGATCAGATAGGCAAGTTTCCGGACCCCAACGCGGCCGAAGCCCTACAGCGTGTGCCCGGTGTAACCATTGAGCGCGACCAGGGTGAAGGCCGCTATGTGTCATTAAGAGGCTTGGCTCCCCAGTTTACCAACACAAGCGTTAACGGCGAGCAAATACCATCACCCGAGGCTGACGTAAGGTATGTAGCCCTTGATGCAATACCATCAGATCAGCTGGCATCCATCGAAGTAAGCAAAGCCCTTACGCCCGATATGGATGGCGACGCTATCGGCGGCTCTATAAACCTGATTACCCGCAGCGCGCAAAGCAAAAAGCCGACCATTTCCGGTACGCTTGGTGGCGGCTATAACAACCTGATGCGTAAAGGCAACGTACAGGGGCAATTGCAATACGGCCAGCGCTTTGGTGATAAAGAACAGTTTGGCCTGTTACTTAACAGCAATTACTACCAAAACAACCTCGGCTCAGACGGTATAGAGCGCGCTATTAATGATAACGAACTGGAGACCCGCGATTATGAACTTACCCGCACACGCCTTGGTTTAAGCTCGGCGTTAGACTATCGTTTTAACAATCATCATGAGGTTTATTTCCGTACGCTTTATTCACGTTTCACGGATCGCGAATGGCGCCGCCGCTATGTTTTTAAACCATCTGATGAGGAGATAGAAAAACTAACTAAGGATCGTTTTGAGGCGCAATCTGTACTCTCATTAAACGCGGGCGCCAAACATACTTTTAAAAGTTTTTTGCTGGATTACGAAGGGCAGTACAGCTATGCGGAACAAAATACCCCTTATGACAATGAGGCCGCTTTTATAGCCGGAATACCAAGCGTATTAAATTACGCCGATACCCGCTACCCGTCCATATCAACAGATGAGGATTATAAGAATAACTCGCTATATAGCTTTGACGAGCTGGGTATGGGTAACACCATTGCTAAAGATAAAAACCTGACAGCAAAGGTAAACGTAAGCGTACCCTATAAAATAAATAGCAGCGATGGTTTAATTAAGTTTGGTGGTAAGGTTCGCTCAAAAAACAAAAGCTACAGCATCACCCAAAACACATTTGAAAACCTGGGCGGTGTACCTAACCTTAACCAATTTGCAGGTTCGCCAGTTAAGGATAAATTTATGGGCGGTCGTTATGACTTAGGCAATCCGCTTGATATCAGCAGCCTGATGCGTTATTTCAATGCTAATCCATCGCAATTTGAGCTTCAGATAGCAGATAAAGCAGCCGACGAAGCGCTCGAGTCATTCGAAGCATCTGAAGATGTTTACGCCGGTTACCTAATGGGCCGCCAGCAAATAAAAAAGCTCATGATTTTAGGTGGTGTACGTTACGAACGCACCAAGGTTAGCTACAGCTCCAAAGACGTTATCATAGCCGCCAATGGCGACCTTGAGGCTATACGCCCGGTAACCGGCAGCAGCGTGTATGATTTTGTGCTGCCTCAACTGCATTTAAAATACGAGCTAGATAAATTCAGCAACCTGCGTGCCGCTGTAACTTACTCATATGCCCGCCCTAACTTTTCAGAGATCATCCCATCGCAGGAGATCAACCGTGAGGATCGGGTTGCCACTATCGGCAACGCCAACCTAAAACCGGTAAAAGCGCTTAACTACGACCTGATGGCCGAGCATTACTTTGGTTCGGTGGGTATAGCATCGGCAGGGTTATTTTATAAAAAACTCGATAACTTCATTTATCGCCGTACCATTTTTAATTCACCCTACCCTACTACCGGCACACCAATTATTCCGCGTATTGATATCACACAATCGCAAAACGGTAATGATGCCGACGTATTGGGAGCTGAGATCGCTTTGCAGCGCCGCCTATCATTTATACCGTTTCTGGATGACTTCAGTGTCTACCTGAACTACACTTACACACACTCTAAAGCGCGTATACAAAGCAGGGAGGCTAACGAAGGCAATGCCAATGTAACCGAAGAAATAAGGTTACCGGGCCAGGCCAGCCATGTGGGTAACGCGTCTGTGGCGTATGAAGGCAAAAAGTTCTCCGCCCGTTTATCGCTCAACTTTAACGGCAGCTACCTGTCTGAGCTTGGTGGTACTAAGGATGAAGACATCTTTATAAAGAACCGTATGCAGCTTGATGCCACCGCCGGGTACGCTGTCAATAACAGGTTCCGCTTGTTTGTGGAGGCGCTAAACCTTACCAACCAACCTTTGCAGGCTTACCAGGGAAATTCAACGCAGTATATACAGCGTGAATTTTACTCTTACTGGATGCGTTTTGGCGTAAAGTTCAATTTATAACAGACCATTTTTCAATATATTGAAATGAAAAGATTAAGACATTTTATGATGCCTGCGCTGGCGTTATTAGCGGTTAGCGCATGCAGCAAACGTAACGACAACGTAGTTACACCTAACGTTGGCGATAAATTTCCGCAGATTATAAACTTAGCTGATGAAGGCGACGGCGGACTGGAAGATGAAGATAAATTCAGCTTTAAAGTGGGACTGATTGACCGTGTTGACCCAAGCGGAGAAAGCCTTGAAGGCACAGTGGTACCGTTGAAAAAAGCCGTAAAGGTAAATTTTGCGGTAACCGATTTTGAGGGGTTCGATAAACTATCGGACTATATAAAAGAAGCCAAGGCGTTTTACGAGATAGATGATTGCACCACATCAGAAGATAAGGACATTGACCTGAAGCTGAACTTTGATGCAAACACAGGTAAAGGCAGCTTTGAGTTTCCGGCGGGTGTTGAAGAGGTTGAAATAGAATTTGAAACTAATGGCGCCCTTTTTGATGACGACATACTGAACACCGACGACCGTAAAATTGAAATACAGTTAACCGGAATAGATGATGCCGGCGCCAATGTTACCGTGAACACGGCTAACAAATTTGAATACGAGGTGCTGGACGACGAATCTGTTTTTGGCGAGTACGAGGTTGATGTAAACAACGCGGCTCAATTTAACAACTTTGTACAACTATTTGGCTTGATTAACGATGACGTCAAAAACCTGAAGGCCTCAGATGTGGAAGAAATAAAAGTTGAATTTGCGTACAACGAATTTAAGGCTGTGATAACCCTTAAAGAAACCGAACAAGTAGAAGAGTGCGGCGAAGTTGAAGAGGTAAATAAAGAGATTGAAATTGAGGGCGGTATAGAAGAGCTGGATACCAAAACGCTTGCCGGTGCTGTTGAGTTTGCGGATGACATTGAACAGGAAGACGGCACGGAGGCTGAATTTAAATATTCGGGAGAATTTACCTTAAATGGCAAAAGCCTGGTAATTACGCTTAAGGGAGAGTACAACGACGA
This Mucilaginibacter defluvii DNA region includes the following protein-coding sequences:
- a CDS encoding class I mannose-6-phosphate isomerase, with product MQSTSHNLNSLPNAELRKTQQYIMPAKLATETMEQDVYNIYPSAHLGGGKIFNGFESLAAYIIEKKTVLIDGYGGVFWAHIKTGLQQYFDRLNLTVNWIDMAGYLKDETEVEQLVSPFLGSASSVWGTKTTLTLADLFDDLPAIQKDDNSAINIVIGTGAALCKWNAPLIYLDIPKNEIQFRMRAGGITNLGSSKIAEPAQMYKRLYFVDWVLLNQHKKQILSRVDIIADAQWPGNINWMYQADLLTALAKLSQSVFRVRPWFEPGAWGGQWMKQHIPNLNTDVVNLAWSFELIVPENGLVFESDGYLLEVSFDTLMFSNNQNVLGKHAEKFGDEFPIRFDFLDTYQGGNLSIQCHPRLKYIQENFGENITQDETYYILDCDDRASVYLGFQNDIDPDKFKNALNDSQATGEAIDIEQYVQVHHAKKHDLYLIPNGTVHSAGAGNLVLEISATPYIFTFKMYDWVRLDLDGKPRPINIDHAFNNLDFERKGERVQQELISKPAVIAGNERYQLIHLPTHADHFYDVHRIEFDDTIQVETDGSCHVLMLVEGQSVSIETADGTVQKFAYAETFVVPAAAISYRLKNLGDGRAKVIKAFLK
- a CDS encoding GntR family transcriptional regulator, with translation MKYSIDHKSPIPLHVQAEELLRKLIAEEAYQNGKVLPNEVELAKILAISRSTLRQAINKLVFEGLLIRKKRSGTKVNHSTISSKSNNWLSFSQEMKLRGIAIKNFELHVTWVYPDEQLANFFEIKPDRKILKMERVRGQADGPFVYFISYFHPRIGLTGDEDFKRPLYELLEQDYFTIASLSKEEISALAADKIIAEKLHIAVSAPVLFRKRFVFDQGERPFEYNLGYYKADSFIYTVESRR
- a CDS encoding DUF1080 domain-containing protein is translated as MIPVKKLTYALSIFCIAIIGCSGGSKLNGTTKGWKKLFNGKDVNDWFVKINHHETGVNFGNTFRVQDGIIQIRYDRYSDFNDQFGHLYYKTPYSHYHLKFEYRFVGKLQKGAPDYTLLNSGVMFHSQDPRTMLKDQDWPISVEMQLLGGLGDGKSRPTGNMCSPGTDVVYQGEVSRDHCISSSSKTYDGDQWVKGELIVLGNKLIKHIINGDTVLQYSKPTVGGGVANGYDPKYKKDGTPLSNGFIALQSEGQPVDFRNIEIKELPGNK
- a CDS encoding DUF7133 domain-containing protein, producing the protein MFVKVNRFKYYLLYALLIAACLTIIQCVSHKPLKTGVVSNVNQNSVKAAIDTPDFSRSDVLTPKQSMARMQLEPGYEVKLVAAEPLIVAPVAINFDNSGRLWAVEMTGYMPDTAGNGEDAPTGKIVILNDDNGDGVYDRRTVFVDSLRLPRALCFINGGVLVAEPPRLWFYPIEGDKPGKRTLVDPKYTEDGNVEHQPNGLLRAMDNWIYNAKSSKRYRFKDGKWLIERTHFRGQWGISQDDYGRLYYNDNSSNVIGDYFLPGFGYGNADQQNVTGYAERVVADNRVYPARPTPGVNRGYTKGTLDEQLRLRNFTAACAPLVYRGGVFNDGTISAFVAEPSANLIKRNLIGYSGNITRGRQAYIGREFLASTDERFRPVNLNDGPDGALYITDMYRGIIQHKTYLTEYLKNEIIKRRLSQPLNCGRIYKVIPKGNSAKFVAIPAEPEKLVDLLGHTNGWVRDRAQQTITDKKLLAAVPYLQQALAGSNQLKTIHALWTLEGLNALNAERLIPYISSTDAWLRVEAISIVPSVVNKASYKSYLSALQRLVQNRDEVTAPYIAYLYPVLSRYDKPGADKLLQQLATLYPQNKYVADAIISNLSGREAQFTSVVKDTATVFFKRLSKIVNNRKSRLLNNDPLKLKKEFPRGATIFSTTCQTCHGADGNGIKGLAPPFNRSQWVTGDKRKLIGIVLNGLTGPVEVNDHLYKAPEINGDMPGIGGAKEISDADIAQLLSFLRRSWQNKASAVTVKEVITVRSQLKERNSAFTVEELEKVFP
- a CDS encoding tetratricopeptide repeat protein, encoding MLLLCELLFVTATYADASSHTQNITYNTIRHAGDTVNSQTAFINAKHRLNNALAAGNDVVAAQCYQELGDLFYMQTAYSQALDNFFKADKILRRMSAPLKLAANVNKIGQTYLQVRQYPAAEKAFREALNLYRSNNNPDGVAGAYGFIGHTYEKRGNYPQAINYQKLALKTYLSGGNNREIAKIYENLGSIHEDKLQLDSALKYFKLAEQINTKNNNETDQIEVYNNLGDVLRKSGRHKQSLVYTRRAVALAGKLKDQYQLGSAYRDLSKAYHLLNRNDSAFYYSEASRDIFLKIFTEDNEKQLALLQTIFEIEQKNSAIDRFKSEKTINRIIAIGATVITCLIALLAVTFISRQRLKLRNEQKLNEQSKLSYKNALDIKSKELTSHTLHIIRKNQLLDELKEKLKTMIKDDKRDQRRELHKLLNMIQLNSNQDKNWEDFRVVFEQVHDNFFDKLKEHPAGLTPSDMRLLALLKMNLGSADMATMLGISQDSLRIARYRLRKKLGLDEGETLQSFIKTVTE
- a CDS encoding TonB-dependent receptor; translation: MELKKLLIFFILMCGSGIAMAQRGIIKGKISGQQNEPLAGATLLVNGTTSSTAADLNGDYQFYVNPGNLNLTVRYLGYRDTTINVSLTAGQLKIINITLKSRQAALEGVVVTGYTQGQAKALNQQKNADNIKNIIAADQIGKFPDPNAAEALQRVPGVTIERDQGEGRYVSLRGLAPQFTNTSVNGEQIPSPEADVRYVALDAIPSDQLASIEVSKALTPDMDGDAIGGSINLITRSAQSKKPTISGTLGGGYNNLMRKGNVQGQLQYGQRFGDKEQFGLLLNSNYYQNNLGSDGIERAINDNELETRDYELTRTRLGLSSALDYRFNNHHEVYFRTLYSRFTDREWRRRYVFKPSDEEIEKLTKDRFEAQSVLSLNAGAKHTFKSFLLDYEGQYSYAEQNTPYDNEAAFIAGIPSVLNYADTRYPSISTDEDYKNNSLYSFDELGMGNTIAKDKNLTAKVNVSVPYKINSSDGLIKFGGKVRSKNKSYSITQNTFENLGGVPNLNQFAGSPVKDKFMGGRYDLGNPLDISSLMRYFNANPSQFELQIADKAADEALESFEASEDVYAGYLMGRQQIKKLMILGGVRYERTKVSYSSKDVIIAANGDLEAIRPVTGSSVYDFVLPQLHLKYELDKFSNLRAAVTYSYARPNFSEIIPSQEINREDRVATIGNANLKPVKALNYDLMAEHYFGSVGIASAGLFYKKLDNFIYRRTIFNSPYPTTGTPIIPRIDITQSQNGNDADVLGAEIALQRRLSFIPFLDDFSVYLNYTYTHSKARIQSREANEGNANVTEEIRLPGQASHVGNASVAYEGKKFSARLSLNFNGSYLSELGGTKDEDIFIKNRMQLDATAGYAVNNRFRLFVEALNLTNQPLQAYQGNSTQYIQREFYSYWMRFGVKFNL